The sequence below is a genomic window from Anomalospiza imberbis isolate Cuckoo-Finch-1a 21T00152 chromosome 17, ASM3175350v1, whole genome shotgun sequence.
TTCTCTCAACGGTCTCCCCTCCCGCAGGGGTCGGTGCGTGCCCCTCAGCGGCTCCGCCACGCTCCCGCCCTGCGGCACTGCCCATCcagggggctgccccagtgtaGCTACAGCCCTTCCGGGGGATGCCTGGACTGCCCTGTGGTGACAGGAACAGCCTGTGTCGCTACAGGCGGCGCCGAACGCCGCCTCTGTCCCCCACGGCAGCTCGGGACACACGCGACCGCTCGGGCAAGAGAACCGGGAGTGTGGGGACCCCGCTCCGCTTCCCATGCTCGGTACGGCCCTTACCAGCGGGGTAGTGGCCTGGACATCCATGTAAAGCGGCCGAGGAGCACCGCCGCCATCGCTTTTTCGCCCTGAGGGGAGAAGAGGGGGAAAGTTGCTGTCAGGGGTCGGCAGGAGCGGGGGAGCTGTCACTTCCCGGACAGGGGCTCTACCCGACTGCGGCCTTacccggtcccggtcccggtcccggtcccggtcccggtcccccCGCTCGGAGCCGCCGCGGGGCTCGTTCGCCCCTCAGGGCCGCCAAGCGCCGCCACAGCAGCATAGTGCGCGACGGACAGAGCGCGGGCGTGCCCGCCTCTTCCGGGGCGTCACGGCGCCCGCCGGAAGCGGGGCCCAGACAGGCGGAGGTGCGGTGCGGCCTAGAGAGGTACGGGCGGGGTGGGGGCCCGGGCCCGAGAACGGGAACGGGGGGGCCGGGGCGCTGGTGAGATGAAGCGCGCGCTGAGGACCCGGTTCCCCTACAAGAGCTCTTGCGCCTCGCAACGGCGATAGCCGCCGTTCCCGGGGGGTCCACGGCCTGAGCCTCTTGCACTAAATCCTCAGCCTCGCCTCCTAAGGGTGAGTTCACTGCCCGCTCCTCTGCCTCCGAGACCAGCGGCAGCCGGGATCGTCGGGCCAGCAGCGGAGGCTCCATCAGGTGCCACGTGCGCTGCTCACTGGGGACTGAGAGCACACAGGGTGAGGCCCCGAAACAGCCTCGGCAGCCACAGCGGCGCTCGCAGGAGCTTGTTGAGGGGAAACAAGGCTGTTTTCCCCTCCTTGTCCTTCCTACCTGACAGGCAAGGAAACAAGCCTGGGAACCAGCACAACCTCCAGAGCTGCACGCGCAAGAAGCTCTGAGCTGCACGGCCTGGCCTGCCAGCCCAGTTTGGTTATAGAAGTCTGTTAGACAAAGCAGTAAATCGATGTGGGTattgtcctttcttttttagATGCCTGTGACCGTGGGCCCATATGGGCAGTCGCAGCCCAGCTGCTTTGACAGAATAAAGATGGGTTTCATGATGGGCTTTGCAGTGGGCATGGCTGCAGGAGCGCTGTTCGGCACATTTTCCTGCCTCAGGTATGCCTAGGAAATGGCTTCCACAGACAAGTGGTGAGAGGGCAATAGCCAGAGAGAAGTGGTCATGTTATGGGGTTGGGAAGGGATTGGATCTCGTCTTGTGCCAGTCCCATGA
It includes:
- the ROMO1 gene encoding reactive oxygen species modulator 1 → MPVTVGPYGQSQPSCFDRIKMGFMMGFAVGMAAGALFGTFSCLRIGMRGRELMGGVGKTMMQSGGTFGTFMAIGMGIRC